A region from the Nonlabens sp. YIK11 genome encodes:
- the fsa gene encoding fructose-6-phosphate aldolase yields MKFFIDTANLDQIADAQDLGVLDGVTTNPSLMAKEGITGAENIINHYKKICEIVDGDVSAEVISTDFDGMVEEGEKLAALNSQIVVKVPMIKDGIKAIKYFSDKGIKTNCTLVFSAGQALLAAKAGATYVSPFIGRLDDISTDGLNLIAEIRLIYDNYGFETEILAASVRHTMHILECAKLGADVMTGPLSSIEGLLKHPLTDIGLAKFLADYKKGNS; encoded by the coding sequence ATGAAATTCTTTATTGATACCGCAAACCTTGATCAAATTGCAGATGCGCAAGATCTAGGCGTGCTGGATGGAGTCACCACTAATCCTAGCTTGATGGCAAAGGAAGGCATTACTGGTGCAGAAAATATTATCAACCACTACAAGAAAATCTGCGAGATCGTGGATGGTGATGTCAGTGCAGAGGTGATCTCGACCGACTTTGATGGTATGGTAGAAGAAGGTGAGAAGCTTGCAGCGCTCAATAGCCAGATCGTGGTAAAGGTGCCTATGATTAAAGATGGTATCAAAGCAATCAAGTATTTTTCTGATAAAGGAATCAAGACCAACTGTACTTTAGTATTTAGTGCAGGTCAGGCATTGCTAGCTGCAAAGGCTGGTGCAACTTACGTTTCTCCATTTATAGGTAGATTGGATGACATCAGCACAGATGGTTTGAACCTTATTGCAGAGATCAGATTGATCTATGACAACTACGGTTTTGAAACTGAGATTCTTGCAGCATCGGTACGTCACACCATGCATATTTTAGAATGTGCCAAGTTAGGTGCAGACGTGATGACCGGACCATTATCTTCAATAGAAGGATTGCTTAAGCACCCATTGACAGACATAGGTCTAGCAAAATTCTTAGCCGACTATAAAAAAGGAAACTCTTAA
- a CDS encoding SUMF1/EgtB/PvdO family nonheme iron enzyme, whose product MKFFQSRIFLLIIFCFVLLSCNSPKKSLTPEALEVNAIDVPPGTLKVNDTLYVDRVPVTNLMYNEFLDNLENYWSMKKHERMQFYPRYDLSQDTVFQPWTGNTRLYMEATYENPKELVNKQLKLGEYSKNPRYAYHPVIGISKFQAELFCLWRSDLSNAVYAIRSKSEKKRAKFPYKVNYRLPKQKEMLQIENQLSSRDRIRYYQDDMFSAMASTLTFKELQENGNLMILELKEIGQDGTYLPLFNQPLQYYDRAELKTGFRCVCEVEKK is encoded by the coding sequence ATGAAATTTTTCCAGAGCCGTATTTTCCTGTTGATAATTTTCTGTTTTGTGCTTCTATCCTGCAACAGCCCAAAGAAGTCGCTCACACCAGAAGCGCTTGAGGTTAATGCCATTGACGTGCCGCCAGGAACACTTAAAGTAAATGACACTTTGTACGTGGATCGAGTTCCAGTGACTAATTTGATGTACAATGAGTTTCTGGATAACCTTGAGAATTATTGGAGCATGAAAAAGCACGAGCGCATGCAGTTCTATCCACGTTATGATCTATCTCAAGATACCGTGTTCCAACCATGGACCGGTAACACCAGGTTGTACATGGAGGCCACTTATGAGAATCCTAAGGAACTCGTCAACAAACAACTCAAACTAGGTGAATACAGCAAAAACCCTAGATATGCTTACCATCCAGTGATAGGAATTTCAAAATTTCAAGCAGAGTTGTTCTGTTTGTGGCGATCTGATCTGTCCAATGCGGTGTACGCCATACGCAGCAAGTCAGAAAAGAAACGAGCCAAGTTTCCCTATAAGGTCAACTATCGCCTGCCCAAACAGAAAGAAATGCTCCAGATTGAAAATCAGTTAAGTAGTCGCGACAGGATTCGCTACTATCAAGACGACATGTTCTCTGCCATGGCTAGTACGCTCACCTTTAAAGAATTGCAGGAAAATGGCAACCTGATGATTCTGGAACTTAAGGAAATCGGTCAAGACGGCACCTATCTGCCCTTGTTTAACCAGCCACTTCAATATTACGATCGCGCCGAGTTGAAAACAGGTTTCCGTTGTGTTTGTGAAGTGGAAAAGAAGTAG